A part of Arachis hypogaea cultivar Tifrunner chromosome 12, arahy.Tifrunner.gnm2.J5K5, whole genome shotgun sequence genomic DNA contains:
- the LOC140177176 gene encoding uncharacterized protein — MILANAHLHRTLVDQGSSANILFKPAFDKLGLDEKELRAYPDTLYGLGDTPIKPLGFLSLHTIFGRGEKSKTLSVDFIVIDVGSAYNALIGRATLNRIGAVVSTPHICMKFSTYAGIATIWGDQKLARKCYNKSLNLRGKGREVHTIELGGERAKEELRPQPGEKTKEIQVGKEEGKNTNIGASLEENLKHKLTKLLRDNSDLFAWKASDMPGIDSELMSHKLSVYPGSRPVQQRRRKLGPERAQAVEEQVQALLEAGFIREVKYPTWLANVVVVKK; from the coding sequence atgatcctgGCGAATGCCCACCTCCACAGAACcttagtagaccaaggaagttcAGCGAACATTCTTTTCAAGCCCGCGTTCGACAAACTAGGATTGGATGAAAAAGAATTAAGGGCTTACCCTGACACCCTGTACGGTTTgggcgacacgccaataaaaccactaggattccTATCCCTCCACACGATCTTTGGAAGAGGGGAGAAATCCAAAACTCTAAGcgtagacttcatagtcatcgatgtcgggtcagcatataatgccctGATTGGCAGAGCTACCCTGAATCGGATCGGAGCGGTGGTATCTACCCCACACATTTGCATGAAATTTTCAACATATGCGGGAATAGCAACGATATGGGGAGACcagaaattggcaaggaaatgctacaataaAAGCCTCAACCTGAGGGGAAAGGGCAGGGAAGTTCACACTATAGAACTCGGCGGAGAAAGAGCCAAAGAAGAGCTGCGGCCGCAACCAGGGGAAAAAACTAAAGAAATACAAGTCGGCaaggaggaaggaaaaaataccaacataggagccagCCTAGAGGAAAACTTAAAGCATAAGTTGACAAAGCTCCTACGAGATAActccgacctctttgcctggaaggCCTCTGATATGCCAGGGATAGActccgagctcatgtcccacaagctctcagTGTACCCTGGGTCACGACCTGTCCAGCAGCGAAGGCGTAAGCTCGGTCCAGAACGAGCTCAAGCGGTGGAGGAGCAAGTACAAGCGCTCTTAGAAGCCGGCTTCATTAGAGAAGTtaaatatccaacatggctagcaaaCGTGGTGGTAGTCAAAAAATaa